Proteins from one Candidatus Nitrospira nitrificans genomic window:
- a CDS encoding Rab family GTPase — MMQKKICMLGGFAVGKTSLVRRFMTNVFSDHYRTTIGVTVEKKSVSVDNRDVTLLLWDLYGEDELQRVRESYLRGSSGYILVMDGTRKSTVDTAIALQQTAARTIGAVPFVSIINKADVRSEWEIDEGVIEQLRERGWTVLFGSAKLGQGVEELFALLAAQIVSASALLRD; from the coding sequence ATGATGCAGAAGAAGATCTGCATGCTGGGTGGATTCGCGGTCGGGAAGACCAGCCTCGTGCGACGATTCATGACCAATGTGTTTTCGGATCACTATCGCACGACGATCGGCGTAACGGTGGAGAAGAAGAGCGTCAGCGTCGACAACCGGGACGTGACGCTGCTGCTGTGGGATCTGTACGGAGAAGACGAGTTGCAACGCGTGCGTGAGTCATATCTTCGCGGCTCATCCGGTTATATCTTGGTCATGGACGGCACCAGAAAATCCACCGTGGACACGGCGATCGCGCTGCAACAGACGGCCGCTCGAACGATAGGAGCGGTTCCGTTTGTCTCGATCATCAACAAAGCGGACGTTCGATCGGAGTGGGAGATCGACGAGGGCGTGATCGAGCAGCTCCGCGAACGAGGCTGGACCGTCCTGTTCGGCAGCGCGAAGCTCGGTCAAGGGGTCGAAGAGCTGTTTGCGCTGCTCGCCGCTCAGATCGTGAGTGCCTCCGCGCTTCTCCGTGATTGA
- the mscL gene encoding large-conductance mechanosensitive channel protein MscL: MLKEFKEFAMKGNVLDMAIGVIIGGAFGKIVSSLVSDVLMPPIGLLMGKVDFSSLFVDLSRTSPPSLAAAKAAGAPTLNYGVFLQSVFDFIIVAFVIFMLVKQVNRFKKETPAAPPSPPAPTNEEKLLTEIRDLLKNRK; the protein is encoded by the coding sequence ATGTTGAAAGAATTCAAAGAATTCGCCATGAAGGGCAATGTCCTCGATATGGCGATCGGTGTCATCATCGGTGGAGCGTTCGGAAAAATTGTTTCATCCCTGGTCAGCGACGTCCTCATGCCGCCGATCGGGTTGCTGATGGGCAAGGTGGATTTCTCCAGCCTGTTCGTCGATCTGTCTAGAACATCACCCCCATCCTTAGCCGCGGCAAAAGCCGCCGGGGCTCCCACGCTGAACTACGGTGTCTTTCTGCAGAGCGTGTTCGACTTCATCATCGTCGCCTTCGTCATCTTCATGTTGGTCAAGCAGGTGAATCGGTTTAAGAAAGAAACGCCTGCTGCCCCACCGTCGCCTCCGGCGCCTACCAATGAGGAGAAGCTGTTGACGGAAATCCGTGATTTACTCAAGAATCGCAAATGA
- a CDS encoding OmpA family protein, with amino-acid sequence MQISRSIILVTGLITLTGCSSFKQSDAYIKQPTVCIDKGWYGYHPGKGCPSHTAKVVAPDASQEMAARLTALERDRSRLAEELEAARRQNGTLSSRVSDLEGQLADRDREIAALRSGSGDNASLSSQLSAAQSNLSQSQEDKDRLAAELAAARQHNEDHDRLATELESQLAALRQRNSHLESQLADRDKELSGLRGDLSAEMAKLKQAERGLIRALKPQIEEKNITVDLNNERLLINLASGYLFGSGEDQLKPAGADALKQVGSILKDFPEYKVHVEGHTDNRPILGALKKKFPSNKELSEARAANAAQALADGGLSGVHAMGVADTKPVMPNLTSEGRAKNRRVEISVVK; translated from the coding sequence ATGCAAATCAGTAGAAGCATCATACTGGTGACAGGGTTGATCACCTTGACGGGCTGTTCTTCATTTAAGCAGTCGGATGCGTATATCAAACAGCCGACCGTCTGTATCGACAAGGGTTGGTACGGCTATCACCCGGGCAAGGGGTGTCCCTCTCACACGGCGAAAGTTGTGGCACCCGATGCTTCGCAAGAAATGGCCGCCCGTCTAACGGCTCTGGAACGAGATCGATCACGATTGGCCGAAGAGCTGGAAGCGGCGCGAAGGCAGAACGGAACCCTCAGCAGCCGCGTCAGCGATCTGGAAGGACAGCTCGCCGATCGTGATCGGGAAATCGCCGCGCTTCGTTCCGGATCCGGTGACAATGCGTCCCTCTCGAGTCAGCTATCGGCGGCACAGAGCAATTTGAGCCAGTCACAAGAGGACAAGGATCGGCTTGCCGCTGAGCTGGCTGCGGCGAGACAACATAACGAGGATCATGACCGGCTGGCAACGGAGTTGGAGTCCCAATTAGCAGCGTTGAGGCAACGCAACTCCCACCTTGAGTCCCAATTAGCCGATCGAGATAAGGAGCTCTCCGGTCTTCGCGGGGACCTTTCCGCGGAGATGGCAAAATTGAAACAGGCGGAACGTGGATTGATCCGGGCGCTCAAGCCGCAAATCGAAGAAAAGAATATTACCGTCGATCTCAATAACGAACGATTGCTCATCAATCTGGCTTCAGGCTACCTATTCGGATCGGGCGAAGACCAGCTCAAGCCGGCTGGAGCGGATGCGCTCAAACAGGTCGGATCCATCCTCAAGGATTTCCCGGAGTATAAAGTTCATGTGGAAGGCCATACCGACAATCGGCCGATTCTCGGTGCGCTGAAAAAGAAGTTCCCGTCCAACAAGGAATTGTCCGAAGCGCGAGCAGCGAACGCCGCGCAAGCATTGGCGGACGGGGGGCTCTCCGGCGTCCATGCGATGGGAGTCGCCGATACGAAGCCGGTGATGCCGAATCTCACCTCCGAGGGGCGAGCGAAGAATCGCCGGGTAGAAATCAGCGTCGTGAAGTAA
- a CDS encoding putative toxin-antitoxin system toxin component, PIN family, with protein MPRAVLDTNILISGLITPRGTPAKILLAWRAGHFNLVTSVPLLLELKEALARPHLKDRYHLLPRDIRDFIALLTDTALLVTDPGVVSAQLRDSDDLAVLACALAGNAEYIVTGDHDLLDLHSFKGVQIVRPALFLQLLHSSS; from the coding sequence GTGCCTAGAGCGGTTCTCGACACCAACATTCTCATCAGCGGACTGATCACACCTCGCGGAACCCCGGCAAAGATACTGCTCGCCTGGCGGGCAGGTCATTTCAACCTCGTGACCAGCGTCCCTCTCCTTCTCGAACTGAAAGAAGCCCTGGCCCGTCCACATTTGAAAGATCGTTATCACCTTTTACCTCGAGATATCCGCGACTTTATCGCTTTGCTCACGGACACCGCGTTACTGGTGACAGACCCAGGAGTTGTCTCGGCGCAACTGCGCGATTCAGACGATCTTGCTGTTCTGGCATGTGCCTTGGCCGGCAACGCTGAGTACATCGTCACAGGCGATCATGATCTTCTCGACCTGCACTCGTTCAAAGGAGTGCAGATTGTTCGGCCTGCCCTGTTTCTTCAGCTTCTTCATTCGTCGTCATAA
- a CDS encoding sigma-54 interaction domain-containing protein, which produces MERRNPDFAPVDDSLFHRVLSALNVAVLERSDSGDAFHLRGLPPEWWRQCVGPTESHVLNLLQWSPFLQDYVADPHPAWDDKPGTIEKSGPWTESDRQGGIMTLEATALAIGSRRLLLIERLGAGFEQMHAIVQRAREKMLAEAVTVKSHRKAETRLMGQLEASERIKDDALALLQHLGLAALVLDERGCITFASDRGLEILGCAAEHLIGRAWDQALPLQPQDRSMIREMIDASSADRKVGPLYLGGPRPAWVEMEVHRDPRQPGRQIVVLNDRTELHTLRQALSEQASFHDLVGKSRAMLRTYQLVRDVAQVDTTVLIEGETGTGKELIARAIHFSSARAQKPFIAANCAGLTDSILTSQLFGHKRGAFTGAVADQQGLFEAAEGGTLFLDEIGDIPSPVQTALLRVLQEKEITRLGEARPRKVDVRVVAATHHNLSEDVIRGSFRADLLYRIRIARIQLPPLRERREDIPLLAHSFLSRLCAATGKTVDDLSPDTLRLLMSHAWPGNVRELKSALEFAVISCKGRDILPTDLPPEIAAAPVAPRPSTWIPLSGQDEKSKLLAALSEAKGNRTEAAKRLGVSRATFYRRLVELNIQPS; this is translated from the coding sequence ATGGAACGTCGAAATCCCGATTTCGCGCCGGTCGACGACTCCCTGTTTCATCGTGTTCTGTCGGCGCTCAATGTGGCGGTCCTTGAGCGGAGCGACAGCGGGGACGCCTTTCATCTTCGGGGGCTGCCGCCGGAATGGTGGCGTCAGTGCGTCGGTCCGACGGAATCCCACGTATTGAACCTCCTCCAATGGTCGCCCTTTTTGCAGGATTATGTGGCCGATCCTCACCCTGCTTGGGACGACAAGCCCGGCACGATAGAGAAATCAGGCCCATGGACGGAGTCCGATCGACAGGGGGGCATCATGACATTGGAGGCCACCGCTCTTGCGATCGGATCCCGAAGGCTCTTGCTCATTGAACGCCTGGGCGCCGGTTTTGAACAGATGCACGCCATCGTGCAGCGGGCCAGGGAAAAGATGCTGGCCGAAGCCGTCACCGTGAAGTCTCACCGCAAGGCCGAGACGCGCCTGATGGGGCAACTCGAAGCCAGCGAGCGAATCAAGGACGACGCGCTGGCTCTACTTCAGCACCTCGGGCTCGCCGCGCTTGTTCTCGACGAACGTGGGTGCATCACGTTCGCCAGCGATCGCGGTCTTGAGATACTGGGATGCGCGGCCGAACACCTGATCGGCCGGGCGTGGGACCAAGCGCTTCCGCTCCAGCCGCAAGATCGCTCGATGATTCGAGAGATGATTGACGCCTCCTCAGCCGACAGGAAAGTCGGCCCGTTGTACCTCGGCGGACCTCGTCCGGCTTGGGTTGAGATGGAGGTCCATCGAGACCCCCGCCAGCCGGGTCGGCAAATCGTGGTATTGAACGACCGCACCGAGCTCCATACGCTCCGTCAGGCGCTCAGCGAGCAGGCCTCGTTCCATGATCTTGTGGGCAAGAGTCGCGCAATGCTTCGAACGTACCAACTCGTTCGAGATGTGGCGCAGGTGGATACGACGGTCTTGATCGAAGGAGAGACCGGAACAGGAAAGGAATTGATCGCTCGAGCCATCCATTTCTCCAGCGCGAGAGCGCAGAAGCCGTTCATTGCCGCCAATTGCGCGGGATTAACCGACTCAATCCTCACGAGCCAACTGTTCGGCCACAAGCGTGGGGCTTTTACCGGGGCCGTGGCCGATCAGCAGGGACTCTTCGAGGCGGCGGAAGGCGGAACGTTGTTCCTTGATGAAATCGGAGATATCCCGTCGCCGGTCCAAACGGCGCTTCTGCGGGTGTTGCAGGAAAAGGAGATCACACGACTGGGAGAGGCCAGGCCTCGAAAAGTCGACGTGCGGGTGGTGGCGGCCACGCACCATAATTTGAGCGAAGACGTCATTCGAGGATCGTTTCGAGCGGATCTTCTCTACCGCATTCGTATCGCCAGAATCCAACTTCCCCCGTTACGAGAACGCCGCGAGGACATCCCCCTCCTCGCCCATTCGTTCCTGAGCCGGCTCTGTGCCGCCACCGGAAAGACCGTTGATGACCTGAGTCCGGACACACTCCGGCTCCTCATGAGCCACGCATGGCCGGGCAATGTGCGCGAGCTGAAAAGCGCCCTCGAATTCGCGGTGATCAGCTGCAAGGGGAGAGACATTCTTCCCACGGATCTCCCGCCGGAAATAGCGGCCGCCCCGGTTGCCCCCCGTCCCTCCACGTGGATTCCGTTATCGGGCCAGGACGAGAAATCTAAACTGCTTGCCGCCCTCTCCGAGGCAAAGGGTAACCGGACGGAAGCCGCCAAACGGCTGGGAGTCAGCCGAGCCACGTTCTATCGCCGCCTGGTCGAGCTTAATATTCAACCCAGCTAG
- a CDS encoding mechanosensitive ion channel family protein — protein MTILDTLTQYAVQYGLQAAVALGILIGGMMVARGAADFARRALEKQTLEPPLRLLLVRIVKIVVMLFTAMIALQTLGVPIAPLIAGVGVAGVGVGLALQGVLSNVMAGLSIIFSKPYKVGEHISLLGVHGDVVVIDIFTTTLMHADRSRVIIPNRKIVGEILHNFGTIRQMHLTIPVSPKANLDEALAQVWDVLNRHPSVLKDPVPSVGVSSLGESALTVAIAAEPWTAVGNYSSTQSELNKLILQRFQEREIALPSPSLTVHVVNN, from the coding sequence ATGACTATTCTGGATACGCTCACTCAATATGCCGTGCAGTACGGGTTGCAGGCGGCGGTCGCGCTCGGCATCCTCATCGGCGGAATGATGGTGGCTCGCGGGGCCGCCGATTTTGCCCGACGGGCGCTCGAAAAACAGACCCTTGAGCCGCCGCTGCGCCTGCTCCTGGTGCGCATCGTGAAAATCGTCGTCATGCTGTTTACGGCGATGATCGCGCTTCAAACACTGGGCGTGCCCATCGCTCCGCTGATCGCCGGCGTCGGAGTCGCCGGTGTCGGTGTCGGGTTGGCCTTGCAGGGTGTCTTGAGCAATGTGATGGCCGGACTGTCGATTATCTTCAGCAAACCCTATAAGGTCGGCGAACATATCTCGCTGCTCGGCGTCCACGGGGATGTCGTGGTCATCGACATCTTCACCACGACACTGATGCACGCGGATCGATCGCGCGTCATCATTCCGAACAGAAAAATCGTCGGAGAGATTCTGCACAACTTTGGAACAATCCGTCAGATGCATCTGACCATTCCCGTGTCACCGAAAGCGAATCTCGATGAGGCCCTTGCGCAAGTTTGGGATGTCCTCAATCGGCATCCATCGGTCCTGAAAGACCCTGTTCCTTCAGTGGGAGTATCATCCCTAGGGGAATCGGCACTGACCGTGGCTATTGCCGCCGAGCCTTGGACGGCCGTGGGGAACTACAGCTCGACACAGAGCGAGTTGAATAAATTGATCCTTCAACGATTTCAAGAACGTGAGATTGCGCTTCCCTCCCCAAGTCTTACCGTCCATGTGGTGAACAACTAA
- a CDS encoding DUF481 domain-containing protein, with translation MKPLMLLVAVLALGVMATSVCADDGASATTPNLDVVTLTDGSIIYGEVVEMSGGILQIKSAWAGDIIKVKWAEVSKLAVSHPIPFHLKEGTILNGTVEEGEPGTMKVKAGPNGDTMTVPINAVTHVNPIVQSPVIYSGSLNAGYSQSAGNSHLRNVSILGDFIARSEQLRLTLLGRYVNGDNNGSLQVRNARGTIKLDFFITKRLFWFASAYVENDYFQNLKLRTAISSGPGYQFLERGDLTGILKDMTFYAEAGPTYFNEDYRDNSITGDRASFRARVAMKWDWPLFDGRVTLYHYNEIFPSVQNASDFFFTMDNGIRMKILAGLASGFQVTTRYNNRPPAGTGDTDNLYLLTLGYIFDTTRTR, from the coding sequence ATGAAGCCACTCATGCTGCTGGTCGCGGTCTTGGCTCTCGGTGTCATGGCGACATCGGTTTGCGCCGATGATGGGGCGTCCGCGACAACGCCGAACCTCGATGTCGTGACCCTGACAGACGGCAGTATCATCTACGGCGAAGTCGTGGAGATGTCGGGCGGAATCTTACAGATCAAGAGCGCCTGGGCGGGAGACATCATCAAGGTGAAGTGGGCGGAAGTGAGCAAGTTAGCCGTCTCTCATCCCATTCCCTTTCATTTAAAAGAAGGGACGATCCTGAACGGAACGGTTGAGGAGGGGGAACCGGGAACGATGAAGGTCAAGGCCGGCCCAAACGGAGACACGATGACGGTTCCGATCAATGCCGTAACCCACGTGAACCCGATTGTTCAGTCGCCGGTTATTTACTCTGGGAGCCTCAACGCGGGCTACTCGCAATCTGCGGGAAACAGCCATCTTCGGAACGTCAGCATTCTCGGAGACTTTATCGCCCGGAGTGAGCAGCTCCGGCTGACCCTCCTGGGCCGCTATGTCAACGGAGACAACAACGGCAGTTTACAGGTAAGGAACGCCCGAGGAACCATCAAGTTGGACTTCTTTATCACCAAGCGGTTGTTCTGGTTCGCATCGGCCTATGTCGAAAACGATTATTTCCAGAACCTCAAGCTTAGAACGGCGATCTCCAGCGGCCCGGGATATCAATTCCTCGAGCGCGGAGACCTGACCGGTATTTTAAAAGATATGACCTTTTACGCCGAAGCCGGCCCGACGTATTTCAACGAGGACTACCGGGATAATAGCATCACAGGGGATCGCGCGAGCTTTCGCGCGCGCGTGGCGATGAAATGGGATTGGCCGTTGTTCGATGGCCGTGTCACGCTGTACCATTACAACGAGATCTTCCCCTCGGTTCAGAACGCGTCGGATTTCTTTTTCACGATGGATAACGGGATTCGCATGAAGATTTTGGCCGGTCTGGCAAGCGGGTTCCAGGTGACCACGCGCTACAACAATCGGCCGCCTGCCGGCACGGGCGATACCGATAATCTTTACTTGCTCACCCTGGGGTATATATTCGACACCACCCGCACACGATAG
- a CDS encoding response regulator: MDTFTGIREPIRVLLIDDSTLTLHGLKMFVSTSRHIEIQGIARTPIEAFDAIRAHQPDVVMLEARVGQASGIDLCRAIRESHPNIGVLFFTAYDDTELLRAAIVADAHGYLLKGAAAEAVVRSIEIIATGKAIMDQQLTQQVITWVRDEGQAAQQRIHYRCSSDDRRLLSLVALGKTNREIAQEMNLALRVVSTRLQRIYKRLKISRRSEAARYYVQSEKDPHGLENCSC; encoded by the coding sequence ATGGACACATTCACTGGAATACGAGAACCGATCCGTGTGTTGCTGATCGACGACTCCACTCTGACTCTCCATGGGCTCAAGATGTTCGTGTCCACGAGCCGCCACATCGAAATCCAGGGCATCGCCCGCACGCCGATCGAAGCCTTCGACGCGATACGGGCTCACCAGCCGGATGTCGTGATGTTAGAGGCCCGCGTGGGGCAAGCGAGCGGCATCGACTTGTGTAGAGCCATCCGTGAGTCGCATCCGAACATCGGGGTTCTCTTTTTTACCGCGTACGACGATACGGAACTTCTGCGCGCGGCAATCGTGGCCGATGCGCACGGCTACCTTCTGAAGGGCGCGGCAGCCGAGGCTGTCGTCAGGAGCATCGAGATTATTGCGACCGGGAAAGCGATCATGGACCAGCAGTTGACTCAACAAGTCATCACGTGGGTCCGAGATGAAGGGCAGGCGGCACAGCAGCGGATCCACTATCGCTGTTCGAGCGACGATCGCCGACTGCTCTCGCTTGTGGCCCTCGGGAAGACAAACAGGGAGATCGCGCAAGAAATGAACCTTGCGCTTCGTGTAGTGTCGACTCGCTTACAAAGAATCTATAAGCGTTTGAAGATATCCAGGCGATCCGAAGCGGCGCGATACTATGTGCAGTCGGAAAAGGATCCGCATGGGCTTGAAAACTGTTCTTGCTAG
- a CDS encoding OmpA family protein, whose translation MSTDPHRPHRDSPSAEGLTSVDEDWTQLRTLLLSPEQTQLDELRERLDNRGIQPREVSRVLPEALAMRGERDQQLSNVLTPYVENGFAAAVRKSPRAIVDAIAPIMGPAIRQAITRALQSMTQSFNRSLDESLSLRGLHWRLEAWRTGRPFAEVVLLHTLRYRVEQVFLIHRETGLLLRHLAAEGAVVQDQHVLSGMLTAIQNYVRDSFGASQDQTLDQFQVGDWTVWIEQGSEAYLAGVIRGTPPATLREDFRDALDRLHAEQAVALTHFDGDAAPFKTTQTYLESCLQARYESPSRSNGLKLWILAGVGLFLLSWWGAMAYHIHARWSNLLAELGAEPGIVVTMAESTWRGYRLEGLRDPLAKDPSAMVIAAGFDPSTITAVWSPYYSLDSRLVETRAQSMLQPPSTVKLRLEGDALVARGSASTEWARETKRLAPLIPGVIHYRDEGLVTTDLLAQINQTVIHFGPGSSTVGPAERAALASVEAALRDLDQAAFQSGQGVVFEIRGSTDETGPATLNIQLSKERAQAVLALLGGEHMGKATTVVDNSEGSLEQRGAQGKSENRRIVTMRASLTPAGLENEVARP comes from the coding sequence ATGTCTACCGATCCACACAGGCCTCATCGCGATTCTCCATCTGCTGAAGGACTCACGTCCGTAGACGAAGACTGGACCCAGCTGCGCACGCTTTTACTCTCTCCGGAGCAGACGCAACTCGACGAACTCCGTGAACGGCTCGACAATCGAGGGATTCAGCCTCGCGAGGTCAGCCGGGTGCTCCCCGAGGCGTTGGCCATGCGCGGCGAACGCGATCAACAGTTGTCGAACGTCCTGACGCCTTACGTGGAGAATGGTTTTGCCGCGGCGGTGCGGAAGTCGCCGCGCGCGATCGTCGATGCCATCGCCCCGATCATGGGGCCGGCCATCCGGCAAGCCATCACGCGCGCCTTACAGAGCATGACGCAGTCCTTCAACCGCTCCTTGGACGAGAGCCTCTCCCTTCGTGGCCTCCATTGGCGATTGGAAGCCTGGCGGACAGGGCGCCCGTTCGCCGAAGTCGTTCTGCTCCATACGCTGCGCTATCGCGTGGAGCAAGTGTTTCTCATCCATCGCGAGACCGGGCTCCTCCTGCGCCACCTGGCGGCTGAGGGGGCCGTGGTCCAGGACCAGCACGTCTTGTCCGGCATGCTGACGGCGATTCAGAACTATGTGCGGGATTCCTTCGGAGCCTCACAGGACCAGACACTCGACCAGTTTCAAGTCGGTGACTGGACGGTCTGGATCGAACAGGGGTCAGAAGCCTACCTGGCAGGCGTTATTCGAGGAACTCCACCTGCGACCCTCAGAGAGGATTTCCGAGACGCGCTGGATCGTCTCCATGCAGAGCAAGCTGTTGCCTTGACTCACTTTGATGGAGACGCGGCGCCGTTCAAGACGACACAGACCTACCTGGAAAGCTGTTTACAAGCCCGCTATGAATCACCATCGCGATCCAACGGCTTGAAGCTATGGATTCTGGCCGGAGTGGGTCTATTCCTGCTCTCGTGGTGGGGCGCAATGGCCTACCACATCCACGCTCGCTGGTCCAATCTGCTGGCGGAGTTGGGAGCGGAGCCGGGCATCGTGGTCACCATGGCGGAATCGACATGGAGAGGGTATCGCCTGGAGGGGTTGCGAGACCCCTTGGCCAAAGACCCCTCGGCGATGGTCATCGCAGCCGGTTTTGACCCATCGACCATCACGGCCGTCTGGTCTCCTTATTATTCGCTGGACTCTCGACTCGTCGAAACGAGGGCTCAATCGATGCTGCAACCACCGAGCACCGTCAAGTTGCGCCTCGAAGGAGACGCGCTGGTTGCCAGGGGCTCCGCTTCAACCGAGTGGGCCAGGGAGACCAAGCGTTTGGCGCCGCTGATTCCGGGAGTCATTCACTACCGAGACGAAGGCCTCGTCACGACGGACCTCTTGGCTCAGATCAATCAGACGGTGATTCATTTCGGTCCCGGTTCCTCGACCGTGGGGCCGGCTGAACGGGCGGCGTTGGCCTCTGTAGAAGCCGCGTTGCGCGACTTGGATCAAGCCGCGTTCCAGTCTGGTCAGGGCGTGGTCTTCGAGATACGTGGCTCGACCGACGAGACAGGCCCGGCAACCCTTAATATTCAACTGAGTAAGGAACGGGCCCAGGCCGTTCTCGCGCTTCTCGGTGGGGAGCACATGGGGAAGGCCACGACAGTGGTCGACAACAGTGAGGGTTCTCTGGAGCAGCGTGGGGCGCAGGGGAAATCCGAGAACCGACGGATCGTGACCATGCGGGCCTCCCTCACTCCGGCGGGTCTGGAAAATGAGGTCGCCCGTCCATGA